The Labeo rohita strain BAU-BD-2019 unplaced genomic scaffold, IGBB_LRoh.1.0 scaffold_83, whole genome shotgun sequence genome has a segment encoding these proteins:
- the LOC127162069 gene encoding gamma-glutamylaminecyclotransferase B isoform X2 translates to MALVFMYGTLKKGQPNYFRIEDAANGQAEFLARARTVEKYPLVIGSEYNIPFLLNVPGTGQRVYGEIYRVDQKMQKFLDKFEGCPEWYKRIKVKLEVLVVDGEGESTLKPGSIEEIDVYVKTTHEQDWLQKPTYENYDTNGDHGLKYKEPV, encoded by the coding sequence ATGGCTCTTGTTTTCATGTACGGCACGCTGAAGAAAGGCCAGCCCAACTACTTCAGGATTGAGGACGCTGCCAACGGTCAGGCAGAGTTCCTCGCTCGTGCTCGAACTGTAGAGAAATACCCGCTCGTGATTGGCTCCGAATACAACATCCCCTTCCTGCTCAACGTTCCCGGGACGGGTCAGCGCGTTTACGGTGAGATCTACCGCGTGGACCAGAAGATGCAGAAGTTTCTGGACAAGTTTGAAGGCTGTCCTGAGTGGTACAAGCGCATCAAGGTCAAGCTAGAGGTGCTTGTCGTGGACGGTGAAGGAGAAAGCACATTGAAGCCTGGAAGCATCGAGGAGATTGATGTGTACGTCAAGACTACACATGAGCAGGATTGGCTTCAGAAACCAACATATGAGAATTATGATACAAACGGTGATCACGGACTGAAATATAAAGAACCTGTATAA
- the LOC127162069 gene encoding gamma-glutamylaminecyclotransferase B isoform X1 translates to MNKQCSLSVYSVLWFNMALVFMYGTLKKGQPNYFRIEDAANGQAEFLARARTVEKYPLVIGSEYNIPFLLNVPGTGQRVYGEIYRVDQKMQKFLDKFEGCPEWYKRIKVKLEVLVVDGEGESTLKPGSIEEIDVYVKTTHEQDWLQKPTYENYDTNGDHGLKYKEPV, encoded by the exons ATGAACAAGCAATG CTCATTGTCAGTGTATTCTGTCCTGTGGTTCAACATGGCTCTTGTTTTCATGTACGGCACGCTGAAGAAAGGCCAGCCCAACTACTTCAGGATTGAGGACGCTGCCAACGGTCAGGCAGAGTTCCTCGCTCGTGCTCGAACTGTAGAGAAATACCCGCTCGTGATTGGCTCCGAATACAACATCCCCTTCCTGCTCAACGTTCCCGGGACGGGTCAGCGCGTTTACGGTGAGATCTACCGCGTGGACCAGAAGATGCAGAAGTTTCTGGACAAGTTTGAAGGCTGTCCTGAGTGGTACAAGCGCATCAAGGTCAAGCTAGAGGTGCTTGTCGTGGACGGTGAAGGAGAAAGCACATTGAAGCCTGGAAGCATCGAGGAGATTGATGTGTACGTCAAGACTACACATGAGCAGGATTGGCTTCAGAAACCAACATATGAGAATTATGATACAAACGGTGATCACGGACTGAAATATAAAGAACCTGTATAA